The Budorcas taxicolor isolate Tak-1 chromosome 5, Takin1.1, whole genome shotgun sequence genome includes a window with the following:
- the LOC128048813 gene encoding tubulin alpha-1A chain isoform X1 codes for MRECISIHVGQAGVQIGNACWELYCLEHGIQPDGQMPSDKTIGGGDDSFNTFFSETGAGKHVPRAVFVDLEPTVIDEVRTGTYRQLFHPEQLITGKEDAANNYARGHYTIGKEIIDLVLDRIRKLADQCTGLQGFLVFHSFGGGTGSGFTSLLMERLSVDYGKKSKLEFSIYPAPQVSTAVVEPYNSILTTHTTLEHSDCAFMVDNEAIYDICRRNLDIERPTYTNLNRLIGQIVSSITASLRFDGALNVDLTEFQTNLVPYPRIHFPLATYAPVISAEKAYHEQLSVAEITNACFEPANQMVKCDPRHGKYMACCLLYRGDVVPKDVNAAIATIKTKRTIQFVDWCPTGFKVGINYQPPTVVPGGDLAKVQRAVCMLSNTTAIAEAWARLDHKFDLMYAKRAFVHWYVGEGMEEGEFSEAREDMAALEKDYEEVGVDSVEGEGEEEGEEY; via the exons ATG CGTGAGTGCATCTCCATCCACGTTGGCCAGGCTGGTGTCCAGATCGGCAATGCCTGCTGGGAGCTCTACTGCCTGGAACACGGCATTCAGCCTGATGGCCAGATGCCAAGTGACAAGACTATTGGGGGAGGAGACGACTCCTTCAACACCTTCTTCAGTGAGACAGGCGCTGGCAAGCATGTGCCCAGGGCAGTGTTTGTAGACCTGGAACCCACAGTCATTG atgagGTTCGCACTGGCACCTACCGCCAGCTCTTCCACCCTGAACAGCTCATCACAGGCAAAGAAGATGCTGCCAACAACTATGCCCGAGGTCACTACACCATTGGCAAGGAGATCATTGACCTCGTCTTGGACCGAATTCGGAAACTG GCTGACCAGTGCACGGGTCTTCAGGGCTTCTTGGTTTTCCACAGCTTTGGTGGAGGAACTGGTTCTGGGTTCACCTCCCTGCTGATGGAACGCCTCTCAGTCGATTATGGCAAGAAGTCCAAGCTGGAGTTCTCCATTTACCCAGCCCCCCAGGTTTCCACAGCTGTCGTTGAGCCCTACAACTCCATCCTCACCACCCACACCACCCTGGAGCACTCTGATTGTGCCTTCATGGTAGATAATGAGGCCATCTATGACATCTGTCGTAGAAACCTCGACATTGAGCGCCCGACATATACTAACCTGAATAGGTTGATAGGTCAAATTGTGTCCTCCATCACTGCTTCCCTGAGGTTTGATGGCGCCCTGAATGTGGATCTGACAGAGTTCCAGACCAACCTGGTGCCCTATCCCCGCATCCACTTCCCTCTGGCCACATACGCCCCTGTCATCTCTGCTGAGAAAGCCTACCATGAACAGCTTTCTGTAGCAGAGATCACCAATGCTTGCTTTGAGCCAGCCAACCAGATGGTGAAATGTGACCCTCGCCATGGTAAATACATGGCCTGCTGCCTGTTGTACCGTGGCGACGTGGTTCCCAAAGATGTCAATGCTGCCATTGCCACCATCAAGACCAAGCGTACCATCCAGTTTGTGGACTGGTGCCCCACTGGCTTCAAGGTTGGCATTAACTACCAGCCTCCCACTGTGGTACCTGGCGGAGACCTGGCCAAAGTACAGCGAGCTGTGTGCATGCTGAGCAACACCACAGCCATCGCTGAGGCCTGGGCTCGCCTGGACCACAAGTTTGACCTGATGTATGCCAAGCGTGCCTTTGTTCACTGGTACGTGGGTGAGGGCATGGAGGAAGGCGAGTTTTCTGAGGCCCGTGAGGACATGGCTGCCCTTGAGAAGGATTATGAGGAGGTTGGTGTGGATTCtgtggaaggagagggagaggaagaaggagaggaaTATTAA
- the LOC128048813 gene encoding tubulin alpha-1A chain isoform X2 gives MPSDKTIGGGDDSFNTFFSETGAGKHVPRAVFVDLEPTVIDEVRTGTYRQLFHPEQLITGKEDAANNYARGHYTIGKEIIDLVLDRIRKLADQCTGLQGFLVFHSFGGGTGSGFTSLLMERLSVDYGKKSKLEFSIYPAPQVSTAVVEPYNSILTTHTTLEHSDCAFMVDNEAIYDICRRNLDIERPTYTNLNRLIGQIVSSITASLRFDGALNVDLTEFQTNLVPYPRIHFPLATYAPVISAEKAYHEQLSVAEITNACFEPANQMVKCDPRHGKYMACCLLYRGDVVPKDVNAAIATIKTKRTIQFVDWCPTGFKVGINYQPPTVVPGGDLAKVQRAVCMLSNTTAIAEAWARLDHKFDLMYAKRAFVHWYVGEGMEEGEFSEAREDMAALEKDYEEVGVDSVEGEGEEEGEEY, from the exons ATGCCAAGTGACAAGACTATTGGGGGAGGAGACGACTCCTTCAACACCTTCTTCAGTGAGACAGGCGCTGGCAAGCATGTGCCCAGGGCAGTGTTTGTAGACCTGGAACCCACAGTCATTG atgagGTTCGCACTGGCACCTACCGCCAGCTCTTCCACCCTGAACAGCTCATCACAGGCAAAGAAGATGCTGCCAACAACTATGCCCGAGGTCACTACACCATTGGCAAGGAGATCATTGACCTCGTCTTGGACCGAATTCGGAAACTG GCTGACCAGTGCACGGGTCTTCAGGGCTTCTTGGTTTTCCACAGCTTTGGTGGAGGAACTGGTTCTGGGTTCACCTCCCTGCTGATGGAACGCCTCTCAGTCGATTATGGCAAGAAGTCCAAGCTGGAGTTCTCCATTTACCCAGCCCCCCAGGTTTCCACAGCTGTCGTTGAGCCCTACAACTCCATCCTCACCACCCACACCACCCTGGAGCACTCTGATTGTGCCTTCATGGTAGATAATGAGGCCATCTATGACATCTGTCGTAGAAACCTCGACATTGAGCGCCCGACATATACTAACCTGAATAGGTTGATAGGTCAAATTGTGTCCTCCATCACTGCTTCCCTGAGGTTTGATGGCGCCCTGAATGTGGATCTGACAGAGTTCCAGACCAACCTGGTGCCCTATCCCCGCATCCACTTCCCTCTGGCCACATACGCCCCTGTCATCTCTGCTGAGAAAGCCTACCATGAACAGCTTTCTGTAGCAGAGATCACCAATGCTTGCTTTGAGCCAGCCAACCAGATGGTGAAATGTGACCCTCGCCATGGTAAATACATGGCCTGCTGCCTGTTGTACCGTGGCGACGTGGTTCCCAAAGATGTCAATGCTGCCATTGCCACCATCAAGACCAAGCGTACCATCCAGTTTGTGGACTGGTGCCCCACTGGCTTCAAGGTTGGCATTAACTACCAGCCTCCCACTGTGGTACCTGGCGGAGACCTGGCCAAAGTACAGCGAGCTGTGTGCATGCTGAGCAACACCACAGCCATCGCTGAGGCCTGGGCTCGCCTGGACCACAAGTTTGACCTGATGTATGCCAAGCGTGCCTTTGTTCACTGGTACGTGGGTGAGGGCATGGAGGAAGGCGAGTTTTCTGAGGCCCGTGAGGACATGGCTGCCCTTGAGAAGGATTATGAGGAGGTTGGTGTGGATTCtgtggaaggagagggagaggaagaaggagaggaaTATTAA